In Clostridiaceae bacterium, a single genomic region encodes these proteins:
- a CDS encoding D-alanyl-D-alanine carboxypeptidase, protein MFFSWNPVIADDIYEDQFFIETFSSPEYVNQVPVINAQAAVVMDMDSGRVLFEKNAYSRRAMASTTKIMTAILAVENGNLNDEVTISKRAASIRGSTIGLQEGDKLTLKELLYGLMLSSGNDAAIAIAEHIGSSVEEFAKMMTKKAYQIGARNTCFINPHGLDTDGHYTTAYDMALIARYALNNPIINEIVKTQKIQSSFGTLYNTNELLGVYPGADGVKTGYTGKAGRCLVASATRNGHRLISVVLGSPTRGARAQSSKDILDYAFSTYKYYTILEEGTCIKKLPVKRGITEMVEVKTIETITLPLKEEEYKSLQKKIYMPDELDAPVIAGTDAGFIQFVLNGEVIVQSNLKICQDVRRKVFTDYLGDVIKEWCRIMRWKAQ, encoded by the coding sequence ACGAAGACCAGTTTTTTATAGAAACTTTCAGCAGCCCGGAGTATGTTAATCAAGTTCCTGTAATTAATGCCCAGGCGGCAGTTGTCATGGATATGGACTCAGGAAGAGTTTTGTTTGAGAAAAATGCTTATTCCAGGCGAGCTATGGCCAGTACAACTAAAATAATGACTGCCATTCTGGCAGTGGAAAACGGTAACTTAAATGATGAGGTTACCATAAGTAAGAGGGCAGCAAGTATCCGGGGTTCTACCATTGGACTCCAAGAGGGGGATAAATTGACTTTGAAGGAACTGCTCTATGGACTTATGCTGTCGTCAGGAAACGATGCCGCCATAGCAATTGCAGAGCACATAGGCTCATCAGTGGAAGAGTTTGCGAAAATGATGACAAAGAAGGCTTATCAAATCGGAGCAAGAAATACCTGTTTTATAAATCCTCATGGCCTTGATACTGACGGGCATTACACTACTGCTTATGATATGGCTCTAATTGCCAGGTATGCTTTAAATAATCCTATAATAAATGAAATAGTCAAAACTCAAAAAATACAATCATCCTTTGGAACGCTGTACAATACAAATGAGCTGTTAGGTGTTTATCCAGGTGCCGACGGAGTTAAGACAGGTTATACAGGAAAAGCGGGGAGATGCCTAGTTGCATCTGCAACGAGGAATGGCCACAGGTTGATTTCTGTAGTACTGGGAAGTCCAACCAGAGGAGCAAGAGCCCAGAGCAGCAAAGATATACTGGACTATGCTTTTAGTACATACAAATATTACACTATTCTGGAAGAAGGCACCTGTATAAAAAAGCTGCCTGTAAAAAGAGGCATTACAGAAATGGTTGAAGTAAAAACCATAGAGACTATTACTTTGCCTCTTAAGGAGGAAGAGTATAAATCATTACAGAAAAAGATTTATATGCCTGATGAACTGGATGCTCCTGTAATTGCAGGCACTGATGCAGGATTCATACAGTTTGTACTGAATGGCGAGGTCATTGTCCAATCAAATCTAAAAATATGCCAGGATGTAAGACGTAAGGTATTTACAGATTATCTGGGGGATGTAATCAAAGAATGGTGCAGGATAATGAGGTGGAAAGCACAATAG